TAACAAAGCTAACCTAAGAGCGGTCGTGATTGAAAATGTCACAAAGATGCTGTCCTGTGGGACAGCGGCTTTTGGCTCTCGCGAATATCATTGTTGCAACCCTGACTGTACCCATATCAAATATATTCACCAAACCTGTAAATCTCGAGCGTGCAGTAGCTGTGGCATGAAAGCCACAGAGCGATGGATACAAAAGCAACAACATGTCTTCCCTGAATGCGAATATCAACACATCACCTTTACCCTTCCAAACACGCTATGGCCTATCTTTCGTCATAACCGTTGGCTGTTAAATAAATTATTCAAATGTGCTGCAAACATTCTGCTGGGATGGGCAAAAGATAAAGGAATAGATGTCGGTATCTTTTATGCTCTTCATACTTACGGTCGAAAACTGAATTGGAATACGCACTTACATTTATCGGTCACTCGTGGGGGAATTTGTGAACGTACCGGTTTATGGAAACCCATTTACTTCCAAATGAAAACGACAGAGCCTTGTTGGAGAGCGGCTATCGTCAGTTTATTGGGTAAGGCTTATTATGAGCTTGATTTATCAAGCGAAGAATGCCCCTATATCCGTAATAAAACGGATTGGTCACGCTTTTTAAGCAGTCAATATAATCGTCGTTGGAAGCTTCATTTTGCTAAAAAGACAAATAATGTAAAACCGACGATGAACTATCTTGGTCGGTATTTAAAACGGCCCCCGATTTCAGCGTCACGTTTAAGTCATTACGCCAAAGGCGGAATGATAACGTTTAATTATTTAGACCATCGAACAGGAACAACAGACAGCCTAACATTATCACCAGAAGAGATGATAAGACGGATAGTAGAGCACTATCCTGATAAACATTTCAAGATGATCCGATACTACGGTTTTTTATCAATGCGTCGTCGTGGAGAAGCTCTGCCTAGAGTTTATGCAGCTTTAGGTATGACAATAGAAGCTGAGCCGAAAATGCCAGGGTATGCCGCAATGTTAAAAGGATATGTAAAAGTAGATCCGTACGAATGTATTTTATGTGAAAGTCGTCTGGTGTTTACGAATTTCCGAGTCGGAAATTCGGTCAATGATTTAGTCACCCATGCGATAGTTCAGTCAGAATTGAGGGCAGCATAATAAGGTTTGTAGGATAAGTGTATCTAAAACTCATGAAATAGGGCTAAAACAGTTATAAAATCCCCGATAATTATATTTTCGATACCTTTTAAAAAAACAGCGATGGTGAAATTGGCTTTTTTAGACGGGCCAATGCTAACTCAGCAACATTCAAATTCCTTACCTTCAAGAAAGTGACATACCAATGACATCCATTTCTTGGAAGGCATCAGTACCAATAAGGTGACTAGCGACTTGGCCAGTAATTGCAACGAGAGGGATAGAATCAAGCATGGCATCAGCAAGACCAGTAATTAGGTTAGTCGCACCCGGCCCAGAAGTCGCAAGACATACTGCGACACTTTTAGTAGAGCGAGCCATACCAATAGCTGCCATTGCAGCCCCTTGCTCATGACGGCAGAGAATGTGTTCTACGCCACCATCATAGAGTGCATCATAAATTGGCATGATGGCTCCACCTGGATACCCAAATACGGTGGTGATCCCTTCTTGTAATAAGGCATTAACAACTAACTGTGAGCCATTCATACACTGTCGCTCCCTGCGTGAGTGATTGTTTCTCTATTCTTGCACATCATGCGCTCCCATTTCTTCCTGAATTCATAAAAAAACCCCCTTGCTTTTGGCTTGGGGGTTTTAAGTGTGCGTTGCAATTGCGACTTTTTGCTCACTCATCCCCGAGCGGTGATCAGAATCACCACTAGGACGTTTATAATGAGAATATTGAGCTGAGCAAAAAAGGTCATGGTATTTATCCGTATACGTGTTTTTTTTTGATATTTCGTTACATTAACTAAGTGGTAACACAGACATGCCTCTCATGACAAGAAAAAACTCTCATTTTATTCACAATTCTCGTTCATTTAGCGCTTATATATAACAAATCAATGAAAGACGTTGAGATTATTGGGTTATAAATAATTGGGAATAAGAATGGGATTAGCAATAATACACAGTCGAGCATGCGTTGGTGTTGAAGCGCCAGAGGTTACCGTTGAGGTTCATATTAGTAATGGAATGCCGGGTTTTAATTTAGTTGGGTTACCAGAAACAACAGTAAAAGAAGCCAAAGACAGAGTAAGAAGCGCGATAATAAATTCAAACTTTGAATTTCCATCAAAAAAGATCACCGTAAACTTAGCGCCTGCTGATTTACCAAAAGAAGGTGGGCGATTCGATCTCCCGATAGCCTTAGGTATTTTGGCTGCCTCAGATCAAATCCCAAATCATAAATTAAAAGATCATGAGTTTGTGGGTGAGCTCGCTTTGTCTGGTGAATTACGACGAGTGAAAGGCGTGCTACCTGCGGCTCTCGCGTCATTAAAAGCCAATCGAAGTTTAATTGTTCCTGATGAAAATGGAGATCAAGCGGCTTTGGTTGGTGCGAATGTACATAAGTCTGCGCCTCACCTTCTATCGGTTTGTGGCTTTTTATGTGGGCAACAGCAACTGGGTTTATTTACGTCTCCGGTTATTGAGCACATTGATTTGCCTTTAGAACGTGATCTCCAAGATATCATTGGACAGCAACAAGGTAAGCGAGCGTTAGAAATCGCAGCGGCGGGGGGACATAATTTATTGTATTTAGGCCCTCCAGGAACGGGGAAAACAATGTTGGCATCACGCATGAGCGACTTACTGCCTGAAATGACAAACGATGAAGCGTTAGAGACTGCCGCAGTCGCGTCACTGACTCATCAGCATATTAATGAATCAAACTGGCGTACTCGCCCTTTCCGTTCACCACACCATTCGAGTTCAATGGCGGCTTTGGTTGGTGGTGGTTCGATTCCCAGACCGGGTGAAATATCATTGGCTCACAATGGCATCTTATTTTTAGATGAAATGCCAGAGTTTGAAAGGAAAGTGTTAGATTCTTTGCGAGAGCCATTAGAGTCGGGTGAAATTATTATTTCTCGTGTCGCTAGCAAAATGCGGTTCCCTGCCCGATTTCAATTGGTTGGTGCATTAAACCCGAGTCCGACTGGATACTATGAGGGGAACAATACGAGAACAAACCCTCAATTGATTTTACGTTATCTGAATCGAATATCCGGTCCCTTGCTTGATCGTTTTGATATGTCATTGGAGATCCCTCTTTTGCCTAAAGGGACGTTAACAGAAGGGGGGGATAGAGGCGAATCAAGTCTCCAAGTTAAAGAAAGGGTTAGGCTTGCTCGTGTGAAAATGCTAGAGAGAAGTGGGAAAATTAATGCATTATTGAGTAGCCGAGAGGTTGAAACTTATTGCCCACTAGAAAAGGAAGATGCGGTTTTTCTAGAAGATACACTATATCGATTGGGGCTTTCTATTCGTGCGTATCATCGAATCATTAAAGTGGCCAGAACCATTGCTGATTTATCTGGATCAGAGAACATTCAGCGTATCCATTTGGGTGAGGCCGTTGGTTACCGTGCTATGGATAGATTATTGAAACAATTAAGTGCTCAAGCGGTGTAGTGTCTTTTTCTTAAGATGAGAGAAAATAGGGATAACAAAAAAAAGTCAGTCTTGGTATTATTAGCGCAATTTTTATCCCGCTAATCAATGAAGATTTTTATGTTTGCTAATATTCGACTCGTCATTAGTACTTTGCTTGTAATCCTAAATACGGCTCTGACGTCATTTATTATCAGCTTTTTTGCTGTAATTAAATTTATTCTGCCTTTTCCTTTCGTAAAGAAATTAATGGTATCAATGGCGAATAAGACCTTATGGTGTTGGGCTACGTTGAATTTATGGATGCTCAATATTAACAATACAATTGATTGGGTTGTTGATGGGGGGGAAACGCTATCTCAAGAAAAGTGGTATTTATTGTTATCTAACCACGT
The Aliivibrio salmonicida LFI1238 genome window above contains:
- a CDS encoding IS91-like element ISVsa9 family transposase, which encodes MHAYKPLKQLFNSQNNWLKFLHNNKANLRAVVIENVTKMLSCGTAAFGSREYHCCNPDCTHIKYIHQTCKSRACSSCGMKATERWIQKQQHVFPECEYQHITFTLPNTLWPIFRHNRWLLNKLFKCAANILLGWAKDKGIDVGIFYALHTYGRKLNWNTHLHLSVTRGGICERTGLWKPIYFQMKTTEPCWRAAIVSLLGKAYYELDLSSEECPYIRNKTDWSRFLSSQYNRRWKLHFAKKTNNVKPTMNYLGRYLKRPPISASRLSHYAKGGMITFNYLDHRTGTTDSLTLSPEEMIRRIVEHYPDKHFKMIRYYGFLSMRRRGEALPRVYAALGMTIEAEPKMPGYAAMLKGYVKVDPYECILCESRLVFTNFRVGNSVNDLVTHAIVQSELRAA
- a CDS encoding YifB family Mg chelatase-like AAA ATPase is translated as MGLAIIHSRACVGVEAPEVTVEVHISNGMPGFNLVGLPETTVKEAKDRVRSAIINSNFEFPSKKITVNLAPADLPKEGGRFDLPIALGILAASDQIPNHKLKDHEFVGELALSGELRRVKGVLPAALASLKANRSLIVPDENGDQAALVGANVHKSAPHLLSVCGFLCGQQQLGLFTSPVIEHIDLPLERDLQDIIGQQQGKRALEIAAAGGHNLLYLGPPGTGKTMLASRMSDLLPEMTNDEALETAAVASLTHQHINESNWRTRPFRSPHHSSSMAALVGGGSIPRPGEISLAHNGILFLDEMPEFERKVLDSLREPLESGEIIISRVASKMRFPARFQLVGALNPSPTGYYEGNNTRTNPQLILRYLNRISGPLLDRFDMSLEIPLLPKGTLTEGGDRGESSLQVKERVRLARVKMLERSGKINALLSSREVETYCPLEKEDAVFLEDTLYRLGLSIRAYHRIIKVARTIADLSGSENIQRIHLGEAVGYRAMDRLLKQLSAQAV